Within the Bradyrhizobium cosmicum genome, the region GTTTCGTCAGGTGCGCAAGGCCCGCCTTGCTGGTGCCGTAGGCCGAGCGCAGCGTCGAGGCGCGCACTGCCGAGATCGAGGTGATGTTGACGATGGCGCCGCCGTGGCCGTCCCGCATCAGCGGCACCGCCGCCTTGGTGCAGAGGAAGGGGCCGGTGAGGTTGACCTCGAGCACGCGGCGCCAGTCGGCCTCCGACGTCTCCATCAGCGGCGCGAACACGGCAATGCCGGCGTTGTTGACGAGCGCATCCAACCGGCCGAATTTCTGCTCGACCGTCGTCATCGCGGCATCGACGGCGGCGGCATCCGAGACGTCGCAAGTGAGCGCCAGCGTCGCCTCGCCTTGGCCGATTTCGGCGACGGCACTGCCGAGCAACTCGCCCTCGATGTCGAGCAGCGCCACGCGCCAGCCTTCGGCGAGAAATTTCTTCGCCGTCGAAAGCCCGATGCCGCGCGCGGCGCCGGTGACGAGAGCGACTTTTTGCGGAGAGGCGGGCATGGGCTGATCTGTCCTTCTGTCGGAAGCGGGAGCCGCAAGGGCGGCCCGCGCCTTTTACTGCGCTTTCGTTCCGGCAAGAAGGACGGAGATGGATAAAGGTGGTTTGCCTAGGACAGCTCCGCCGATGCGCGCTGCATGTTGGCCGACATATCGGCTGTCACCGCGCTCTGCTCCTCGACTGCCGCGGCGGTGGTGGCGATGAACTCGTTGACGCCGGCGATCGCGACCTTGATCGCGGTCAGCGAGCTGGCGACGTCGCCGGAGATGGTGTTCAGCGCGTCGATTTCGGACGTGATCGTGTCGGTCGCCTGCTTGGCCTGGCTCGCGAGGTTCTTCACCTCGGAGGCGACCACCGCAAAGCCGCGGCCGGCCTCGCCGGCGCGCGCCGATTCGATGGTGGCGTTGAGCGCGAGCAGGTTGATCTGGCTGGTGATGCCGGAGATCATCTCGACGATGCCGCTCATGGCCTGCGCGGCCGCGTTCAGCTTCTGTGCCTGGCCGTCGGCGGCGTCGACCCGGCTGGTCGCGACTTTGGAGTTCTCGCGCGACTTCGCCATGGTCTCGGAGATTTCGCGGATCGAAGCGCTCATCTCTTCGCTGCCGGCCGCGACCGCCTCGATCAGTCCGCGGGCATTGTCGGCCTTCTTGCGGCCGATCGCCTGCGCGGTGATGTCGGTGGCGTATTTCACCACCTTGTAGGGTTTGCCGTTGAGGTCGAAGATCGGGTTGTAGGACGCCTGGATCCAGATCTCACGGCCACCCTTGGCGATCCGCTTGTATTCGGCGGCCTGGTATTCGCCGCGATTGAGCGTCTCCCAGAACTGGCGGTAGGTCGCCGAGTTTTTTTCGCTCGGCTCGACGAACATGCTGTGGTGCTGGCCCTTGATCTCGGCCAGCGAATAGCCCATCGCGTTCAGGAAGTTTGGGTTGGCGGTGCGGATCGTGCCGTCCATGTTGAACTCGATCACGGCCTGCGACTTCTGGATCGCGGCGAGCTGGCCGTCATTGTCGGCCGCCTTCATCTTCTGCGCGGTGACGTCGGTCGCGAACTTCACCACCTTGAAGGGCCTGCCCATCTCGTCGAGGATCGGGTTGTAGGTTGCGAGAATCCAGATCTCCTTGCCGCCCTTGCCGATCCGCTTGTATTCGGCGGCCTCGAACTGGCCACGGTTCAGCCGCGCCCAGAAATCGGCATAGGCGGCGCTGGCACGATCCTCCGGCGTCACGAACATGCTGTGATGCTTGCCCTGGATCTCGTCCAGCGCATAGCCCATCGCATTGAGGAAGTTCTCGTTGGCGGTGACGATGGTGCCGTCCATGTTGAACTCGATCACGGCCTGGGCGCGACTGATCGCGGCGATCTTGCCCGCGTCCTCCAGGGTCCGCATCTTGTAAGCCGTGATGTCGGTGGCGAACTTGATGAAGCTGACCACCTTGCCGTTCTCGTCGAGCAGCGGCGCGTAGGAGGCGTGGACCCAGACTTCCTTGCCGTTCTTGCCGAAGCGGCGGTATTGCGTGGTCTGGAACTCGCCGCGGTTCAGGCTGGCCCAGAAGTCACGATAGCGGGCGCTCTCGCGCTCGGCCGGGCTGACGAAGATGCTGTGATGCTTGCCCTTGATCTCGGCGAGCGAATAGCCGCTCATCTTAAGAAGATTCTCGTTGGCGTCGAGGATGGTGCCGTCGAGATCGAATTCGATGACGGCTTGGGACCGATCGAGCGCCTCGACCTCGGCGATCGCGTGCCTGACTTTCTTGCTCTGGAAATTGAACACGTGATGCTCCGTAAGACTCGAAAGGCGGTTCCAAAAGGGATCGACGTACCGTTCCGCTTAGCGGAAAAGTTGCATAGGCTCGTTGAGCAACTGTAAACCCCTGCAAGAACCTGCGCGTCTTCCGTGGTTTTCCGCGGGGAACGTATCTCGTTCAGGTTGAAAGCATTCTCGATTCATATGCACGGCAGAATTCATATGTCGGCGACGCCGCGGCCGTAATTGTACGGGCGTAATTTGAAAAATATTTCCGCGTTCAGCGGGTGTGTCGCAGCGATCGATTGGTGGCGGCACAACGCGATGCGGCCGGTTCGTCGAATGGTCGCGCGCCACGGCCTGCAAAATAATGTTCGCGCCAATGTCGGTTCCGAAACGGGTCGCTCGTCTTACAGCGGCACCGTTGCCATTCCGGTCCTCCGCCTCGCTCCCCGGAATGACGAAGCAAGAGGAACTCTCCATGCGTTTCATGATGCTGATGATCCCGCTCGGCTACGAGACCGCGCCGCCGGACGTCCAGCTCGATCCCGACCGCGTCGCCGCGATGATGCGCTACAACGAAGCGCTGAAGGACGCCGGCGTCCTGGTCACACTCGACGGCCTGCATCCGCCCTCGATGGGCGCGCGCGTCTCGTTTGCGACCGGCGAGCCGGTTGTGACCGATGGCCCCTTCACCGAGGCCAAGGAAGTCCTGGGCGGCTATTGGATGATCGAGGTGACCTCGCGCGCGGAGGCGATCGCCTGGGCCAGGCAATGCCCGGCCTCCGCCAACGAGCTGATCGAGATCCGGCAGGTGCAGGAGATGGCCGACTTCTCGCCGGAGGTGCAGGCCGCCGCCGCCGGTTTCGCCGACCTGAAGACGTAGCCAAAAGCGGCCGCGATAGACATGCGCGGCTGTCGTCAATCATCAATCAAAGGAGAAAACCGATGAGCACCGAACACAAATTCCTCGCCGTCTATCTCGGCAGCATGACCGGCCCGAAAATGGCCGCCTGGCAGGCGCTGCCCGAGGTCGAACGCAAGGCGAAGGAGCAGGAGGGGCTGGCTGCCTGGCACGGCTGGGTCGAAAAGCACAAGGCCGCCATCGTCGAGCTGGGCGGCCCGCTGGGCAAGACCCGGAAGATCGACGCCGGCGGCGTGACCGAAATCAGCAATGCGCTGACCGGGTTTACGGTGGTGCGCGCAGCCTCGCAGGAAGCCGCGGCGGAGCTGTTCAAGAACCATCCGCACTTTGCGATCTTCCCGGGCGAGTCCGTTGAAGTCATGCCGGTCCTGCCGATCCCGGGTCGGTAGGCTCGCACGGTCATTCCAGGGCGGTCCGCAGGACCGAACCCGGAATCCCACATTCCGGGTTCGACGCTGCGCGTCGCCCCGGAATGACGAGTGAGGGCTAGTGACCTCCACCCCCGGCTCATGTAAAGGTCGTTCACATGAGCTGGCGCAAGGAGACGCGCCGCGCCGAGCGCGGCTATCACCACGGCAATCTGAAGGAAGCCCTGTTGCAGGCCGCCCTCGGGCTGATCGCCGAGAAGGGCGCGGCCGGCTTCACCTTCGCCGATGCCGCGCGCATGGCCGGCGTCAGCGCCGCGGCGCCCTACCGGCATTTCCGCGACCGTGAGGAGTTGCTGTCCTCGATCGCGCAGCGCGGTTTCGAGCAGTTC harbors:
- a CDS encoding SDR family NAD(P)-dependent oxidoreductase, giving the protein MPASPQKVALVTGAARGIGLSTAKKFLAEGWRVALLDIEGELLGSAVAEIGQGEATLALTCDVSDAAAVDAAMTTVEQKFGRLDALVNNAGIAVFAPLMETSEADWRRVLEVNLTGPFLCTKAAVPLMRDGHGGAIVNITSISAVRASTLRSAYGTSKAGLAHLTKQLAVELASLNIRVNAVAPGPVDTAMAKQVHTREIRADYHDAIPLNRYGLEEELAEAIYFLCSGSASYITGQILAVDGGFDAAGIGLPTLRGQRRNG
- a CDS encoding methyl-accepting chemotaxis protein translates to MFNFQSKKVRHAIAEVEALDRSQAVIEFDLDGTILDANENLLKMSGYSLAEIKGKHHSIFVSPAERESARYRDFWASLNRGEFQTTQYRRFGKNGKEVWVHASYAPLLDENGKVVSFIKFATDITAYKMRTLEDAGKIAAISRAQAVIEFNMDGTIVTANENFLNAMGYALDEIQGKHHSMFVTPEDRASAAYADFWARLNRGQFEAAEYKRIGKGGKEIWILATYNPILDEMGRPFKVVKFATDVTAQKMKAADNDGQLAAIQKSQAVIEFNMDGTIRTANPNFLNAMGYSLAEIKGQHHSMFVEPSEKNSATYRQFWETLNRGEYQAAEYKRIAKGGREIWIQASYNPIFDLNGKPYKVVKYATDITAQAIGRKKADNARGLIEAVAAGSEEMSASIREISETMAKSRENSKVATSRVDAADGQAQKLNAAAQAMSGIVEMISGITSQINLLALNATIESARAGEAGRGFAVVASEVKNLASQAKQATDTITSEIDALNTISGDVASSLTAIKVAIAGVNEFIATTAAAVEEQSAVTADMSANMQRASAELS
- a CDS encoding YciI family protein gives rise to the protein MRFMMLMIPLGYETAPPDVQLDPDRVAAMMRYNEALKDAGVLVTLDGLHPPSMGARVSFATGEPVVTDGPFTEAKEVLGGYWMIEVTSRAEAIAWARQCPASANELIEIRQVQEMADFSPEVQAAAAGFADLKT
- a CDS encoding YciI family protein; translated protein: MSTEHKFLAVYLGSMTGPKMAAWQALPEVERKAKEQEGLAAWHGWVEKHKAAIVELGGPLGKTRKIDAGGVTEISNALTGFTVVRAASQEAAAELFKNHPHFAIFPGESVEVMPVLPIPGR